TAAAATCAAGCCCCTTCATCGAATATCAAGGCCCTGGCTACCTAAAAGTCTGTGGCATGGGTATGGATGACGTTGTTTGGTGTCGCACCTTCAATCGCTAGTGACAGCGTTGCAGTTTGCACTCTTATCGATACATTAGGCTTGTTATAAGAAGAATTGCAACCTTCTCAATTTTAAAATGTCATGTCGACACTGCAGCACATAATTTTACAATAAACATGATGTAAGTCTTTCTTAAGTCCTGATATTTCACTTTACGTAAGGATAACTAATTATGAAGAAGCTTATGTTAGTTACATTATTATCACTATTTTAGGTGGTCAAGCCTTTGCCGCCTCTTTTGTCCACTGGCACGGCAATGGGGGGCCTGAATATGCAGAGTTTCAAAATTTCGAAGAGGCATCCCAATTTTACTATACAAAACAGAGAGCAAACTTTGCCGTTGTTTTGATTGACAATGGGGTTGATGTCCGAACTTTTGGTGAGCAGTATTGGAGGCAGGTCATTGTAGGCAGCGCTGTGGAAGCTGGTCACCTTGTACTTGACACCCCTCAGCGTTACTACGTGGTGGCACAAGCTCCCTGGGGAACCGAGTTCGAAGCTGCTACTGATAGCCGAAGAGTGGCAGTTGATAAGTTTTTCGGGGCGACGAGACAATTTGCCCGAGCACTCATTGAAGACGGAAGGGTCATAGACACCTACGGATCACACCCAGAGTACTACCTTGCCGCGATTGGCGGTTGGTACTATGAGTATAAGCTCTAGGCTGCATTCCCATGGGCGAGCCCTTTGGGCTCTGCTCTTCTTGCTATTTTACTTCAACCCAAGAGTTTTCAGGAATACACACAAGATCACATTCTCAGTGAGACATTTGAACCCTCTCGATTGACCGTCAAACTCCAAAAAATTACCTCGCTTTCTGGAGACTCTCTTAATTTCACTAGGTCATATTATGAATCGTACCCACGCGATACAATTCGAGCACCCTTCTGACAGCGTATAGCCTAGGTAGAGAGTTCAGTGGGTCAGCCTCAATCATTTCTAGTGCGCTTTTCCCGTTGAAAAGATCACGTTTGACGTGAAGCCAGTTTTTTCTGATCTCCTCATTTCTGGGAAAGATAATCTCTAAACTCTTGTTGATCCCTAGTAAGTGAGCAAGCCTTAAAAGCCGGTCATTTGATAAGCAAGGGAAATGGCCTTTTTTTCGAGCATCTCTCAATGTTCGCACGTTAAGATCCATCAAAAGGGCAAGGTCTTTTGTCCGCAATGCCAAATCATCTTTCAAGAGCCAAAGAGCCTTAGCATAAGTGCGTGCCTTGTCACTCTCACTTCGAGATCCTCTCTCATTTATTGGATCTTGGTTCATGGATTTCTCCCATCCACTATCTGGTTCTAGCTGATCCACCGTTCACTAATATACTTTAAATAACTATATTTACATGGGTTTTTAGTTAGCGACACTTCATACTTTGGAACATTGGTTCTGAAGCCAAAGGATAATTTGAGCATTACCATAATTCCTTATATTTCTGATCAAAAGACCAACTAACCAGCTCTGCATAGCCCGCCCTCCTCTGAACAAGCTTATTGAACAATCCCTAAAGAACCCTTATCTTTGTAACTATTCGAACACACAGCGGGGCTAAGCATGAGAATTCTGGTAACAGGCGGAGCAGGCTTTATTGGCTCAGCCGTCATTCGCGAGGCGATGGCAAGAAAGTACGAGAAGGTTGTAAACGTTGACAAGCTCACCTATGCGGGGGATCTCAAGTCCCTTGAGCCCTTTCAGCACGACACCCGATATGCCTTCGAACTAGCGGATATTTGTGATGCCCAAAGGATGCGCCTTCTGCTAGAAGCCCACAAGCCGGATATTATAATGCACCTGGCTGCCGAATCTCATGTAGATCGCTCTATCGATGGCCCTGGGGCATTTATCCAAACTAATATCATGGGCACTTATGCGTTGCTGCAAGCCTCGCGAGATTACTATGAGTCTCTTCCGCCATCGCAACGGCACCGCTTTCGCTTTCATCATATTTCAACTGACGAGGTCTACGGCACACTAGGTGACGAAGGCCTATTTACGGAAACAACTCCTTATCAACCCAACTCACCTTACTCAGCCAGTAAGGCCTCGTCGGACCACCTGGTAAGAGCTTGGCATCACACCTATGGCTTGCCCACTGTGATCACTAATTGCTCAAACAATTATGGGCCATACCAATTCCCCGAAAAACTGATTCCACTGATGATCCTTAAGGGGCTTTCGGGAGAAGCTTTGCCAGTATACGGTAAGGGAGAAAATATTCGTGACTGGCTGTATGTTGAAGATCATGCCAAAGCTCTGCTCCTTGCCGCTGAGCAAGGACGGGTGGGAGAGTGCTATAATATCGGTGGGCGCAACGAACGTACCAATCTCCAGGTAGTGCAGACTATCTGCGATACCCTAGACGAACTAGTCCCACTCAAGTCGGGCTCCTCTCGCCGGGACTTGATCACCTTTGTCCAGGATCGCCCTGGCCATGATCTGCGCTATGCGATTGATGCCAGTAAAATCGAACAGGAGCTGGGCTGGCAAGCTAAAGAAAACTTTGACTCTGGCATCCGTAAAACCATCCAATGGTACATCGAACAAGAGGACGTTTGGTGCGCGCACATTAAGAGTAAAGGCGCCACAGGACAAAGGGTTGGGCTAAGAAAAGGCTCTACGGAAACTAATATATAAAGGCCGAAGCATGGACGTAGAAAATACGTCAATTCCCGACGTAAAACTCGTAAAACCAAAGATATTCGGTGATCATCGAGGGTACTTCCTAGAGACCTTCCATCGGGATAGATATTTTGATGCAGGGATCCAAGCCGAATTTGTACAAGATAATCTATCAAAGTCGAACTATGGAGTACTTAGAGGACTTCACCTTCAACACCCTAGATCCCAAGGAAAGCTCGTTTCTGTGATTCGAGGTGAAGTTTTTGATGTCGCCGTTGATATTCGCATCGGATCCCCAACATTTGGCAAATGGGTCGGGGTTTACCTCAATGAAACCAATAAGCATCAGCTTTGGGTACCTCGGGGCTTTGCTCATGGCTTCGTTGTTACCTCAGATGAAGCAGTTTTTTCCTACAAATGCGATGAGTTCTACGCTCCTGAGCATGAGTTATCGATAAAATGGGACGACCCCGAAATTGGCATCCAATGGCCTGTCTCTGAGCCTAAACTATCCAACAAGGATCAAGATGGAACGCCGCTTAAAGAGCTAAATGACAACGACCTTCCAAAATACCAGGGGTGATATCTGTGAAATGTTTGATTTTAGGTGCTGACGGCCAGGTGGGATTCGAACTTTGCCAACAGCTGAGCGACAGCTCATATGAAATTATCACAACTGCCTTAGAGCCTGAGCAGGGATCTCGCCACCAGGCATTGGATTTATCTAAGCAGGAACAGATTTTCAGCTTTTTATCTGAGGTGAAGCCAGACTTAATTCTAAATGCCGCAGCTTACACTGCTGTAGACAAGGCAGAAGAAGAGCAAGCTCTAGCTATGGCTGTGAATGCCCATGCTGTACGCGCTTTGGCTGGCTATGCTGCTGAGACCAACGCCTTGTTGGTGCACTATTCCACAGATTATATTTTCGATGGTTCTGGTGAGAAGCCTCGAAAAGAGAGTGAACCCGCAAAGCCCGTTAATTGGTATGGCAAGACCAAATGGATTGGTGAGCAAGCAGTTCGAGAGAGCGGCTGCCGCCATCTTATTTTTAGAACGTCATGGGTTTATGGGTTCCATGGTCACAACTTTGTAAAAACTATGCTTCGGGTAGGATCATCCCGCAAAGAGCTGAATGTGGTCGCTGATCAGATAGGGTCTCCGACCAGTGCTTTTCAGATAGCAGAAGCCACCATTCAAGCAATTGCTCAGGTTCTTGAAGACTTAAACAAGCAAAATCTTGCTGGCACCTATCACTTAACTGCCAAGGGCTTCACCAGCTGGGCAAACTTTGCTCAGGAGATTTTTCGCCAGGCTAGTCGTTTCGATTCTGGGTTCGGTGATGTTACGGTGAACGATATTCCTTCTAAGGATTACCCGACTCCTGCGGCTCGGCCTTTGAACTCTCGCCTCGATTGTTCGAAGTTGGAAGGTGCATTTTCTTATTCGCGGGATAACTGGCAAGATCAGCTGGCTTTGGTGGTGGAGAGAATTTTTTCGTCTTAGATCGAGCTGTTTGTTTGCGTTTCTACAGCACGTAGCTCAATAGGATCCTGACTCTGAATCCACCACATTCTACTGATGACCTCATGTCCCGAAAAGAGGTTCTTCCTAGAGGGCTAATATAGCGTTTAGAGGATCTTAGCGAGGAATCTATTTGCCCAAAGCAGGAGTACTTTTCCAGCCAGAAACCGCCTAAAGGCGTTTGTTATGGCGATACGAAGCTCTTCCCTTTAAAATAACGCCTTTAAGCGACTTTTCTGGTCGACTTCAACCAAAAGCTAGAATATACCAACTAAAGGCGGTATAATTCCCTTAAAAATCGCCAGGAATTGACTAGGGAGTGCTATTGGAACCTAAGGATCCACGGATGAAAGAAGTCGAAAGCCAAGAAGACATTATGGATATCCTAAAAAGCTCCTTCGAGAAATCAATCGTAGGCTGACTTTTCTTAAGGCCAATATACTTTACTCGTCTTGAGGACGATAATAGGTAAGATACCAATCTACAAAAGACGATATCCCATCTTCTAGCGAGGTTTGTGGTCTAAACCCCGTTACCTGCACAAGATCTTCGACATCTGCATAGGTCGATGGTACGTCTCCCAACTGCATGTCCATCATATTTTTCTGTGCCTTCATCCCTAGCTTGTCTTCTAGAATCTCAATCATATCAAGCAGCTTCACCGG
This portion of the Pseudobacteriovorax antillogorgiicola genome encodes:
- the rfbB gene encoding dTDP-glucose 4,6-dehydratase; amino-acid sequence: MRILVTGGAGFIGSAVIREAMARKYEKVVNVDKLTYAGDLKSLEPFQHDTRYAFELADICDAQRMRLLLEAHKPDIIMHLAAESHVDRSIDGPGAFIQTNIMGTYALLQASRDYYESLPPSQRHRFRFHHISTDEVYGTLGDEGLFTETTPYQPNSPYSASKASSDHLVRAWHHTYGLPTVITNCSNNYGPYQFPEKLIPLMILKGLSGEALPVYGKGENIRDWLYVEDHAKALLLAAEQGRVGECYNIGGRNERTNLQVVQTICDTLDELVPLKSGSSRRDLITFVQDRPGHDLRYAIDASKIEQELGWQAKENFDSGIRKTIQWYIEQEDVWCAHIKSKGATGQRVGLRKGSTETNI
- the rfbC gene encoding dTDP-4-dehydrorhamnose 3,5-epimerase yields the protein MDVENTSIPDVKLVKPKIFGDHRGYFLETFHRDRYFDAGIQAEFVQDNLSKSNYGVLRGLHLQHPRSQGKLVSVIRGEVFDVAVDIRIGSPTFGKWVGVYLNETNKHQLWVPRGFAHGFVVTSDEAVFSYKCDEFYAPEHELSIKWDDPEIGIQWPVSEPKLSNKDQDGTPLKELNDNDLPKYQG
- the rfbD gene encoding dTDP-4-dehydrorhamnose reductase, with translation MKCLILGADGQVGFELCQQLSDSSYEIITTALEPEQGSRHQALDLSKQEQIFSFLSEVKPDLILNAAAYTAVDKAEEEQALAMAVNAHAVRALAGYAAETNALLVHYSTDYIFDGSGEKPRKESEPAKPVNWYGKTKWIGEQAVRESGCRHLIFRTSWVYGFHGHNFVKTMLRVGSSRKELNVVADQIGSPTSAFQIAEATIQAIAQVLEDLNKQNLAGTYHLTAKGFTSWANFAQEIFRQASRFDSGFGDVTVNDIPSKDYPTPAARPLNSRLDCSKLEGAFSYSRDNWQDQLALVVERIFSS